A window from Pelodiscus sinensis isolate JC-2024 chromosome 31, ASM4963464v1, whole genome shotgun sequence encodes these proteins:
- the LOC102462466 gene encoding zinc finger protein RFP-like isoform X1, producing MAAGSPVENLWEEATCPLCLEYFTAPVTLECGHNFCQACISRCWEGPGSAASCPQCRETVQQGPLRPNRQLANMVELVKRLSLQAPKGAGVDGVCGEHQEALKLFCEEDQTSICVICHLSQAHRAHRVVPIREAAQEYQEKIQAHLKTLREEREKLLGRKVTGQGRSQEYLIQTQAERQKVVAEFQQLRQFLDEQEQLLLAQLEKLDEEIGRLQTETLRKLSGQISCVSEWISELEGKCQKPASEFLQDVRSTLSRCETGPFQPPEEISLELDERVRGFSQQTTALSETLREFTDTLPSALDRGRGPFRQATVTLDPDTAHPNLVLSEDQKHVRREHTRKPLPNNPERFDSVYCVLGHEGFTSGRHCWEVDMEVGGGQCWAVGVARESVGRKGGISLSPEGGIWAVHWGWDQFQALTSPETPLPLSAPCRIRVCLDCDWGQVTFIDAGAEAPIFTFPPGSLPGERIRPWLGVWTDSPLSLCPSNQPL from the exons atggctgcagggagccctgtggaAAATCTCTGGGAAGAAGCAACTTGTCCTctctgcctggagtatttcacagcccctgtcactctggagtgtgggcacaatttctgccagGCCTGCAtcagcaggtgctgggagggaccAGGCTCAGCTGCCTCCTGCCCGCAGTGCAGAGAAACTGTGCAGCAAGGCCCCCTCCGGCCCAACAGGCAGCTGGCCAACATGGTAGAACTAGTCAAGCGGCTGAGCTTGCAGGCACCAAAAGGAGCAGGAGTGGATGGGGTGtgcggggagcaccaggaggctctcaagctgttctgtgaagaggatcaGACTTCGATCTGTGTGATTTGCCATCTGTCCCAGGCTCACCGTGCTCACAGGGTGGTGCCCATaagggaagcagcccaggagtACCAG gaaaaaatccaggcccatttgaagactctgagagaagagagagaaaagctgctgggaaGGAAAGTGACGGGACAGGGGagaagccaggagtatctg ATACAGACACAAGCTGAGAGGCAGAAAGTTGTGGCTGaatttcagcagctgcggcagttcctggatgAACAAGAgcaactcctgctggcccagctggagaagctggatgaggagattgggaggctccagactgaaACTCTCAGGAAACTCTCTGGGCAGATCTCCTGTGTCAGCGAGTggatcagtgagctggagggaaagtgtcagaagccagcgagtgaattcctccag GATGTCAGAAGCACCTTGAGCAG gtgtgagacggggccgTTTCAGCCGCCAGAGGAGATTTCTCTTGAACTGGACGAGCGAGTCAGGGGTTTCTCCCAGCAAACGACTGCGCTGTCGGAGACGCTGAGGGAGTTCACAG acacgctgccctctgcactggacagaGGAAGAGGACCTTTTAGACAGG CAactgtgactctggatccagacacggctcatCCCAACCTAGTCCTGTCTGAGGATCAGAAACATGTGAGACGGGAACATACCCGGAAGCCACTGCCCAACAACCCTGAGAGATTTGACTCTGTGTATTGTGTGCTGGGACATGAGGGATTCACCTCTgggagacattgctgggaggtggacatggaggtggggggtggacaatgctgggctgtgggggtggccagggaatctgtggggaggaagggagggatcaGCCTTAGCCCTGagggggggatctgggctgtgcaTTGGGGCTGGGATCAGTTCCAGGCTCTCACCTCCCCTGAGACTCCCCTGCCCCTAAGCGCCCCCTGTaggatccgggtttgtctggaTTGTGACTGGGGacaggtgacatttatcgatgctggTGCCGAAGCCCCAATCTTCACTTTCCCACCAGGCTCCCTtcctggggagagaatccgaccctggctgggggtgtggacaGACTCCCCGCTCAGCCTGTGCCCCTCAAATCAGCCTCTCTGA
- the LOC102462466 gene encoding zinc finger protein RFP-like isoform X2 produces the protein MAAGSPVENLWEEATCPLCLEYFTAPVTLECGHNFCQACISRCWEGPGSAASCPQCRETVQQGPLRPNRQLANMVELVKRLSLQAPKGAGVDGVCGEHQEALKLFCEEDQTSICVICHLSQAHRAHRVVPIREAAQEYQEKIQAHLKTLREEREKLLGRKVTGQGRSQEYLIQTQAERQKVVAEFQQLRQFLDEQEQLLLAQLEKLDEEIGRLQTETLRKLSGQISCVSEWISELEGKCQKPASEFLQDVRSTLSRCETGPFQPPEEISLELDERVRGFSQQTTALSETLREFTATVTLDPDTAHPNLVLSEDQKHVRREHTRKPLPNNPERFDSVYCVLGHEGFTSGRHCWEVDMEVGGGQCWAVGVARESVGRKGGISLSPEGGIWAVHWGWDQFQALTSPETPLPLSAPCRIRVCLDCDWGQVTFIDAGAEAPIFTFPPGSLPGERIRPWLGVWTDSPLSLCPSNQPL, from the exons atggctgcagggagccctgtggaAAATCTCTGGGAAGAAGCAACTTGTCCTctctgcctggagtatttcacagcccctgtcactctggagtgtgggcacaatttctgccagGCCTGCAtcagcaggtgctgggagggaccAGGCTCAGCTGCCTCCTGCCCGCAGTGCAGAGAAACTGTGCAGCAAGGCCCCCTCCGGCCCAACAGGCAGCTGGCCAACATGGTAGAACTAGTCAAGCGGCTGAGCTTGCAGGCACCAAAAGGAGCAGGAGTGGATGGGGTGtgcggggagcaccaggaggctctcaagctgttctgtgaagaggatcaGACTTCGATCTGTGTGATTTGCCATCTGTCCCAGGCTCACCGTGCTCACAGGGTGGTGCCCATaagggaagcagcccaggagtACCAG gaaaaaatccaggcccatttgaagactctgagagaagagagagaaaagctgctgggaaGGAAAGTGACGGGACAGGGGagaagccaggagtatctg ATACAGACACAAGCTGAGAGGCAGAAAGTTGTGGCTGaatttcagcagctgcggcagttcctggatgAACAAGAgcaactcctgctggcccagctggagaagctggatgaggagattgggaggctccagactgaaACTCTCAGGAAACTCTCTGGGCAGATCTCCTGTGTCAGCGAGTggatcagtgagctggagggaaagtgtcagaagccagcgagtgaattcctccag GATGTCAGAAGCACCTTGAGCAG gtgtgagacggggccgTTTCAGCCGCCAGAGGAGATTTCTCTTGAACTGGACGAGCGAGTCAGGGGTTTCTCCCAGCAAACGACTGCGCTGTCGGAGACGCTGAGGGAGTTCACAG CAactgtgactctggatccagacacggctcatCCCAACCTAGTCCTGTCTGAGGATCAGAAACATGTGAGACGGGAACATACCCGGAAGCCACTGCCCAACAACCCTGAGAGATTTGACTCTGTGTATTGTGTGCTGGGACATGAGGGATTCACCTCTgggagacattgctgggaggtggacatggaggtggggggtggacaatgctgggctgtgggggtggccagggaatctgtggggaggaagggagggatcaGCCTTAGCCCTGagggggggatctgggctgtgcaTTGGGGCTGGGATCAGTTCCAGGCTCTCACCTCCCCTGAGACTCCCCTGCCCCTAAGCGCCCCCTGTaggatccgggtttgtctggaTTGTGACTGGGGacaggtgacatttatcgatgctggTGCCGAAGCCCCAATCTTCACTTTCCCACCAGGCTCCCTtcctggggagagaatccgaccctggctgggggtgtggacaGACTCCCCGCTCAGCCTGTGCCCCTCAAATCAGCCTCTCTGA